A window of Streptomyces sp. SAI-127 contains these coding sequences:
- a CDS encoding aromatic ring-hydroxylating dioxygenase subunit alpha — protein MTSTSLPDSLIATLPGVSYTDPGIFAQEQERIFEAMWFCAVRAADLPRPGAFKTVEVGRESILVTRARDNSIRAYFNVCRHRGAKLCTEESGEVKRAFQCPYHAWTYDLTGKLVAAPNLTKMPDVGRTEYGLASVAVREWLGYVWVCLAEDPPPFDEVVQDVIARLGDTESIEHYDIGGLEVGRRIVYDVKANWKLIVENFMECYHCATIHPELTEVLPEFADGYAAQYYVGHGAEFGEDVRGFTVDGSEGLDRIPGVSEDQDRRYYAITVRPQVFINLVPDHVIFHRMYPVAADRTIVECDWLYLPHVVESGKDVSRSVELFDRVNRQDFDACERTQPGMSSRLYAKGGVLVPSEHHIGEFHDWVQARLGAQPR, from the coding sequence GTGACCTCGACCAGCCTGCCGGACAGTCTGATCGCCACCCTCCCCGGCGTTTCCTACACGGATCCCGGGATCTTCGCCCAGGAGCAGGAGCGCATCTTCGAAGCGATGTGGTTCTGCGCCGTCCGCGCCGCTGACCTGCCCAGGCCCGGTGCCTTCAAGACGGTTGAGGTGGGCCGCGAGAGCATCCTCGTCACGCGGGCACGGGACAACTCGATCCGCGCCTACTTCAACGTCTGCCGGCACCGGGGCGCCAAGCTGTGCACCGAGGAGTCCGGCGAGGTCAAGCGAGCCTTCCAATGCCCGTACCACGCCTGGACGTACGACCTGACGGGCAAACTCGTCGCGGCGCCGAACCTGACGAAGATGCCCGACGTGGGCCGTACCGAGTACGGCCTCGCGAGCGTGGCGGTGCGCGAATGGCTGGGCTACGTGTGGGTGTGCCTCGCGGAGGACCCGCCGCCCTTCGACGAGGTCGTCCAGGACGTGATCGCGCGCCTGGGCGACACCGAGTCGATCGAGCACTACGACATCGGGGGTCTTGAGGTCGGCCGGCGGATCGTCTATGACGTGAAGGCGAACTGGAAACTCATCGTCGAGAACTTCATGGAGTGCTACCACTGCGCGACGATCCACCCCGAACTCACCGAGGTGCTGCCGGAGTTCGCCGACGGATACGCGGCCCAGTACTACGTGGGCCACGGCGCGGAGTTCGGTGAGGACGTCAGGGGCTTCACCGTCGACGGCTCGGAGGGGCTGGACCGGATCCCGGGAGTCTCCGAGGACCAGGACCGCCGCTACTACGCGATCACCGTGCGGCCGCAGGTGTTCATCAACCTCGTGCCCGACCATGTGATCTTCCACCGGATGTACCCGGTCGCCGCCGACCGCACGATCGTCGAGTGCGACTGGCTGTATCTGCCGCATGTCGTCGAGAGCGGCAAGGACGTCAGCAGGTCGGTGGAGCTCTTCGACCGGGTCAACCGGCAGGACTTCGACGCGTGCGAGCGCACGCAGCCCGGGATGAGCTCACGGCTGTACGCCAAGGGCGGCGTCCTGGTGCCCAG
- a CDS encoding FAD-dependent oxidoreductase, producing MRTVAVVGASLAGLSAARSLRKQGYDGRLVVIGDELHRPYDRPPLSKEFLAGSLAEADLALEPDTEDLRAQWLLGVRAVGLDGPQRAVRLADGSEVRADGVVIATGAAARTLPGMDGLAGVHTLRTLDDARALRDELILGGRLVVIGGGFIGAEVASTAYALGLDVTVVEAAPTPLAGPLGETMGEIVSALHADHGVRLLCGVGVKGLSGESRVDAVLLEDGRSVPADIVVVGVGARPCVEWLAGSGIELDDGVKCGADGRTSLAGVVAVGDCASWYDPRAGLHRRVEHWTGARERPDAAVAALLAGGAVEPSAPRPPYFWSDQYGVKIQFAGHAAGADSVTIEEGARDDRNVLAVYRRSGHPVAVLGMNQPRLFMRWRKQLAAAA from the coding sequence GTGAGGACGGTCGCCGTGGTCGGCGCCTCGCTCGCCGGTCTGTCGGCGGCGCGCTCGCTGCGGAAACAGGGCTACGACGGGCGGCTCGTCGTCATCGGCGACGAACTCCACCGCCCGTACGACCGGCCCCCGTTGTCCAAGGAGTTCCTGGCCGGCTCCCTCGCAGAGGCCGATCTCGCGCTGGAGCCGGACACCGAGGACCTGCGGGCCCAGTGGCTGCTCGGTGTCCGCGCCGTCGGCCTCGACGGCCCGCAGCGCGCCGTACGGCTCGCCGACGGCAGCGAGGTACGGGCGGACGGCGTCGTCATAGCGACCGGCGCCGCCGCCCGGACCCTGCCCGGCATGGACGGCCTGGCCGGGGTGCACACCCTGCGCACTCTGGACGACGCCCGCGCCCTGCGCGACGAACTGATCCTCGGGGGACGGCTGGTGGTGATCGGCGGTGGCTTCATCGGCGCCGAGGTCGCCTCCACCGCGTACGCCCTCGGGCTCGACGTGACCGTGGTGGAAGCGGCCCCGACCCCGCTGGCCGGACCGCTCGGCGAGACCATGGGCGAAATCGTCTCCGCCCTCCACGCGGACCACGGCGTACGGCTGTTGTGCGGGGTGGGTGTCAAGGGACTGAGCGGCGAGAGCCGCGTCGACGCCGTCCTGCTGGAGGACGGCCGCAGCGTACCCGCCGACATCGTGGTGGTGGGGGTCGGTGCCCGCCCGTGCGTCGAATGGCTCGCGGGCTCGGGCATCGAGCTCGACGACGGCGTCAAGTGCGGCGCCGACGGCCGCACCAGCCTGGCCGGTGTGGTCGCGGTCGGTGACTGCGCCTCCTGGTACGACCCGCGCGCGGGCCTGCACCGCCGGGTCGAGCACTGGACCGGCGCACGGGAGCGGCCCGACGCGGCCGTGGCCGCACTGCTGGCGGGCGGCGCGGTGGAACCGAGCGCGCCGAGGCCGCCGTACTTCTGGTCGGACCAGTACGGCGTGAAGATCCAGTTCGCCGGTCACGCGGCCGGTGCCGACAGTGTGACGATCGAGGAAGGCGCCCGGGACGACCGCAACGTCCTGGCCGTCTACCGGCGTTCCGGGCATCCGGTCGCCGTGCTCGGGATGAATCAGCCGCGGCTGTTCATGCGCTGGCGCAAGCAGCTCGCCGCCGCGGCCTGA
- a CDS encoding bifunctional 3-phenylpropionate/cinnamic acid dioxygenase ferredoxin subunit → MMIPACRLVDLPRGEAYRLDIDPPVSVFHTDDGEVFAIDDTCTHQDASLADGWLEGCEVECPLHASKFDLRTGAVDAPPAKRPVRTHEVHVEDGMIYVQLSLDAPNLPPCVAARLAGGPA, encoded by the coding sequence ATGATGATTCCCGCGTGCCGTCTCGTGGATCTTCCTCGAGGCGAGGCCTACCGGCTCGACATCGATCCGCCGGTCTCGGTGTTCCACACCGACGACGGCGAGGTCTTCGCCATCGACGACACCTGCACCCATCAGGACGCCTCGCTCGCCGACGGCTGGCTGGAGGGCTGCGAGGTCGAATGCCCGCTGCACGCCTCGAAGTTCGACCTGCGGACGGGCGCCGTCGACGCCCCGCCGGCCAAGCGCCCGGTCCGCACCCACGAGGTCCACGTCGAGGACGGCATGATCTACGTCCAGCTGTCCCTGGACGCGCCCAACCTGCCGCCCTGCGTCGCGGCCCGGCTCGCCGGCGGACCCGCGTGA